One Spinacia oleracea cultivar Varoflay chromosome 4, BTI_SOV_V1, whole genome shotgun sequence DNA segment encodes these proteins:
- the LOC110796379 gene encoding plant UBX domain-containing protein 4-like — MSKSIAEPGTCQRPRGISAEHTHSRTTHTCKEGSCQSPEPVKRVVSFQGVGRTLGDNSSAISEQTVPRPLNSAQPPSAGLVVDQSQPSTPIQLRLADGTRMVAHFNYNHTINDIRAFIDASRSGGSRTYQLQTVGFPPEPLNDLKQTIEQAGLANSVAMRKL; from the exons ATGAGCAAAAGCATAGCAGAGCCAGGAACATGTCAAAGACCCAGGGGTATTTCAGCAGAACACACACACAGCAGAACAACACATACATGCAAGGAGGGATCATGTCAATCACCAG AACCCGTGAAGCGCGTTGTTTCATTTCAAGGTGTTGGAAGAACCCTTGGAGACAACAGTTCTGCAATATCTGAGCAAACTGTTCCTAGACCTCTGAATTCTGCCCAGCCTCCTTCTGCTGGGCTGGTTGTGGATCAGAGCCAACCATCAACTCCAATTCAGCTCAGGTTAGCAGATGGGACTCGTATGGTGGCTCATTTTAACTACAATCACACAATTAATGATATACGAGCCTTCATTGATGCCTCACGATCAGGAGGAAGTAGAACTTACCAGCTTCAGACTGTCGGGTTTCCTCCCGAACCGCTCAATGATCTGAAACAGACAATAGAGCAAGCTGGCCTTGCTAACTCAGTTGCTATGCGGAAACTTTAA